A genomic region of Plasmodium malariae genome assembly, chromosome: 14 contains the following coding sequences:
- the PmUG01_14054000 gene encoding aminophospholipid-transporting P-ATPase, putative, with protein sequence MSKINNNYRIITFLIVKHFSYDANGIRININSANKKSYNNSVITSKYTIFNFLFLNAYEQFHKISNVYFFIIGILQLVPQFTATNRLPTILFPLSIVLICNAFKDAYEDWNRHKTDKIENNRMCYVVLDEAKIEQVNDSSGKNIFRKIKNFFFRKPKVASAENFFDYDDNFVDEITDVCVFMNNFEDSLEHIDGTTKKRWKDINSGDIILCKRSEFFCADILLLSTSDKNGIAFVETASLDGETNLKVKEANSFIFNILSSNRSQAIEKVKELKGFIISEKPNKDLTTMYGTIFFEKDKQTDTSSNNDLAELLRQTTEQIEYRKRRLSSADLSKKSSNKGNRIDDWGDELSIDKEDKYIRIPFDEKHFVLRGCKLKNTDWIIGIVIYIGKETKIQMNSSKPIIKTSKLEILTNKMTVIIWLIQMIICLISAYYNALIVSSSKKSKYKYLPFTLEESKKPFIVGTISFFSWVVITANFIPICLIVTMSFVKVIQAYFISCDTNMFHKIQADPPTFSEQKDVANMNAGDSFELGIKDNNNNNNNSSNCNNSSNCNNSSNCNNSSNCNNNSNCNNNSNCNNNSSSNNNSNNNRQTNSNMNSSINKLPSEVSNISRDKLEEHKKGGNNFPSNTNKETSSNTGTNITKRQLSRVMTFKDYKEKNCIYFNAVPRTSSLIEELGQIEYIFSDKTGTLTCNIMEFRKCAVNGISYGNGLTEIKRNIMKKKNMEIPDEPVATSNIKTPNVNIVDEDLENHLKDVNHFNHASLISFFLHLAINHAVICDNNSDMVSTYSSSSPDEEALVYAAKHFGITFLCRKDGKYRINIFGKVYEIETLASIEFTSKRKMSSVICRIPVINSSSNDDFTKEAKNKARNFDKIDGSEKENYYKEEQNKNENMENASNDRSSLGKKELILSSKWREDITDVQIGNNSINNNGKNSSNNNNNNNNSNVNINSSGNDRCKDKDNKEVFSCKNCKKSKIMLFCKGAGSVILKKLANKTDVDEMTIEHMETYADEGLRTLCIAQRELSEETFAEWYKLYKEAMVSVKDRDENLENVADHIENNLILQGVTGIEDKLQEGVSSTIEDLRLAGIHIWMLTGDKIETAMNIGIAANVIDNYSDQFIYTEDLITCEDELMEKLDEDILNIEKTLNIPHYDFTNKINEKKKGFFKSCFSFKEENTLSLSPDEYKMLISTYNHVLVVDGTVLDILLSEKFERKFFYLADKCSSVICARVSPYQKGAIVSSANRLLNKITLAIGDGANDRNMINRANIGIGIRGQEGVQAFNSSDYGISQFRFLKNLLLVHGRLSYRRISKLVVYMFYKNIVLVFPLFIFGSLSLYSGQKIYYEFLLHLHNIIFTSVPVIIHAILDKDVSLNTALVTPSLYKLGIYHYYFNISTFVSWVINSLFHGLVVFMIPLYFLSYYNIPNSDGTPYDMWTVGCVTYFLTVLVVNLKILLETYYLNVLQITAVFMSIFAFIILSVACSFMCFGSNHFLGTAIILAQSLRFWLVVLLGLFTALSRDYIYKVIKRNFNPEVYHILVDQEDEKKGPNIIEQISDDNNQIEEKIVIEKSKSLGYAFSEADPACIKLIRKHDKML encoded by the exons ATGAGtaagataaataataattacagaataattacatttttaattgtaaaacATTTTTCATA TGATGCCAATGGAATTagaataaacataaacagcgcaaacaaaaaaagttataataacTCAGTGATTACGtcaaaatatacaatttttaattttctctttCTAAATGCATATGAGCAATTTCATAAGATATCAAATGTGTACTTCTTTATTATTGGTATTCTACAACTAGTTCCACAGTTCACGGCAACTAATAGATTACCTACCATTTTATTTCCCTTGTCGattgttttaatttgtaaTGCTTTTAAAGATGCATATGAAGATTGGAATAGACACAAAACTGATAAGATCGAAAACAATCGGATGTGTTATGTTGTGTTAGATGAAGCCAAAATTGAACAAGTTAATGACAGTAGtggtaaaaatatttttagaaaaataaaaaattttttttttagaaaaccCAAAGTAGCTAGTgctgaaaatttttttgattatgATGACAATTTTGTTGATGAAATAACGGatgtatgtgtatttatGAACAATTTTGAAGATTCTTTGGAGCATATAGATGGTACTACTAAGAAGAGATGGAAGGATATAAATTCAGgtgatattattttatgtaaaaggtctgaatttttttgtgccgatatattattactaagtACTAGTGACAAGAATGGAATAGCTTTTGTAGAGACAGCAAGTTTAGATGGAGAAACAAATCTAAAAGTAAAGGAAGCTAATagctttatatttaatatattaagttCTAATAGAAGTCAAGCAATTGAAAAAGTGAAAGAGTTAAAAGGTTTTATAATAAGCGAAAAACCAAATAAAGATTTAACAACTATGTATGGTaccatattttttgaaaaagataaacaAACAGATACATCATCAAATAATGATTTAGCAGAATTACTAAGACAAACAACAGAACAAATAGAATATCGTAAAAGGAGATTATCAAGTGCAgatttaagtaaaaaaagtagCAACAAAGGTAACAGGATTGATGATTGGGGTGATGAACTCAGTATTGATAAggaagataaatatataagaataccTTTTGATGAGAAACATTTTGTATTAAGAGGTtgtaaattgaaaaatacaGATTGGATAATTGgcatagttatatatataggtaaaGAAACGAAAATACAAATGAATTCTAGTAAAccaattataaaaacaagtAAACtagaaatattaacaaataaaatgacAGTCATAATTTGGCTTATTCAAAtgattatttgtttaatatcTGCATATTACAATGCTTTAATTGTTAGTTCatcaaaaaaaagtaagTACAAATATTTACCTTTTACTTTAGAAGAATCCAAAAAACCATTCATAGTTGGTaccatttcttttttctcgtGGGTTGTTATAACTGCAAATTTTATTCCTATATGTTTAATTGTTACTATGAGTTTTGTTAAGGTTATTCAAGCGTATTTCATATCATGTGACACTAATATGTTTCATAAAATTCAGGCAGATCCCCCTACGTTTTCAGAGCAGAAAGATGTTGCAAATATGAACGCTGGAGATTCGTTTGAGTTGGGCATcaaagataataataataataataataatagcagcaACTGTAATAATAGCAGCAACTGTAATAATAGCAGCAACTGTAATAATAGCAGCAACTGTAATAACAATAGCAACTGTAATAACAATAGCAACTgtaataacaatagcagtagtaataataatagtaataataacagacAAACTAACAGCAATATGAACAGCAGCATTAACAAACTACCTTCTGAGGTATCGAACATTTCCCGTGATAAGTTGGAAGAACATAAAAAAGGCGGAAATAATTTTCCATCGAACACGAATAAGGAAACTTCGAGTAATACTGGCACAAATATCACAAAAAGGCAGTTATCAAGAGTTATGACATTTAAAGattataaggaaaaaaattgcatttattttaatgcgGTGCCAAGAACATCAAGTTTAATTGAAGAATTGGGTcaaatagaatatattttttctgatAAAACAGGAACATTAACATGTAATATAATGGAATTTAGAAAATGTGCAGTTAATGGTATATCATACGGAAATGGATTaacagaaataaaaagaaatattatgaaaaaaaaaaatatggagaTTCCAGATGAACCTGTTGCAACATCGAATATAAAAACCCCCAATGTAAACATAGTAGATGAGGATTTAGAAAATCATCTGAAGGATGTAAATCATTTTAATCATGCATCTTTAATtagtttttttcttcatttagcTATTAATCATGCAGTTATATGCGATAATAACAGTGATATGGTTAGTACCTATTCTTCCAGTAGCCCAGATGAAGAAGCATTAGTATATGCAGCTAAGCATTTTGGAATTACTTTCTTATGTAGAAAGGATGgaaaatatagaataaatatttttggaaAAGTATATGAGATTGAGACACTAGCATCTATTGAATTTacaagtaaaagaaaaatgagtAGTGTTATTTGTAGAATACCAGTTATTAACAGTTCTTCTAATGATGATTTTACAAAAGAAGCTAAGAACAAAGCGCGTAACTTCGATAAGATAGATGGaagtgaaaaagaaaattattataaggaagaacagaataaaaatgaaaatatggaaaatgcCTCGAATGATAGAAGTTCGTTAGGAAAAAAGGAGCTAATTTTGTCCTCCAAGTGGAGAGAAGATATTACAGATGTTCAAATCGGTAACAATAGCATAAACAACAACGGAAagaatagtagtaataataataataataataataatagcaatgtCAATATAAACAGCAGTGGTAATGACAGATGTAAAGATAAGGACAATAAAGAGGTATTCAGCTGCAAGAACTGTAAGAAATCAAAGATAATGCTATTTTGTAAGGGAGCTGGAAgtgttatattaaaaaaattagcaaaCAAGACGGATGTAGATGAAATGACTATTGAACATATGGAAACATATGCTGACGAAGGATTAAGAACGTTATGTATAGCACAAAGAGAATTAAGTGAAGAAACCTTTGCAGAGtggtataaattatataaagaagCAATGGTAAGTGTAAAAGATAGAGatgaaaatttagaaaatgtAGCTGATCATATTGAAAATAACCTAATATTGCAGGGAGTTACAGGTATAGAAGATAAATTACAAGAGGGGGTTAGTTCAACTATTGAAGATTTGAGATTAGCTGGAATTCATATATGGATGTTAACAGGTGATAAAATTGAAACAGCAATGAATATTGGAATTGCTGCAAATGTGATAGATAATTACTCAGATCAATTTATATACACAGAAGACTTAATTACTTGTGAAGATGAattaatggaaaaattagatgaggatattttaaatatagaaaaaacattaaaCATACCCCATTATGATTTTaccaataaaataaatgaaaaaaaaaaagggttcTTTAAAAgttgtttttcctttaaagaagaaaatactTTATCATTAAGTCCAGATGAATATAAGATGTTAATAAGCACATATAATCATGTGTTAGTTGTTGATGGTACGgtattagatatattattaagtgAAAAATTTGAAAGAAAGTTTTTTTATCTAGCTGATAAGTGTTCTTCTGTTATATGTGCTAGAGTTAGTCCGTATCAAAAAGGAGCTATCGTATCTTCGGCAAATagattattaaataaaattacattagCAATAGGGGATGGAGCAAACGATCGTAATATGATTAATAGGGCAAATATAGGAATAGGCATTAGAGGACAAGAAGGAGTTCAAGCATTCAATTCTTCTGATTATGGTATAAGTCAATttcgttttttaaaaaatttattattagtacATGGTAGATTGTCATACAGGAGAATAAGTAAATTGGTggtttatatgttttataaaaatattgttttagTGTTTCCATTGTTTATTTTTGGTTCTCTGTCTTTATATTCAGGtcaaaaaatttactatGAATTTTTACTgcatttacataatataatttttacttctGTACCCGTCATAATACATGCAATATTAGACAAGGATGTTAGTTTAAATACAGCATTGGTGACACCAAGTTTGTATAAATTAggtatatatcattattattttaatataagtaCTTTTGTTTCTTGGGTTATTAATAGCCTTTTTCATGGATTAGTTGTTTTTATGATTcctttgtattttttatcctACTATAATATCCCAAATTCCGATGGCACACCTTATGATATGTGGACAGTTGGCTGTGTGACATATTTCTTAACAGTTTTAGTTgtcaatttaaaaattttgctagaaacatattatttaaatgtactTCAAATTACTGCAGTTTTTATGAGTATATttgcatttattattttgtcaGTTGCTTGTTCCTTCATGTGCTTCGGAAGCAATCATTTCTTAGGAACTGCCATAATATTAGCCCAATCACTCCGTTTTTGGCTAGTTGTTTTGTTAGGTCTATTTACAGCTTTATCAAGAGATTACATATACAAAGTTATCAAAAGAAATTTCAACCCGGAGGTTTATCATATCCTCGTTGACCAa gaagatgaaaaaaaaggaccTAATATTATTGAGCAAATTAGTGATGACAATAATCAAATAGAGGAAAAAATT GTCATTGAAAAATCCAAATCACTGGGATATGCATTCAGTGAAGCAGACCCGGCATGCATAAAGTTGATTAGAAAGCATGATAAAATGCTTTAA
- the RKIP gene encoding raf kinase inhibitor, putative: protein MAIPTIEELKKEKIIPHVFPDENINLSIEVFISFKAGKEVNHGNILDLCGTGSTPRNIKFSELPPDGYCFVLFMVDSDYPSRKRPDGKEYVHWVVSGIKSNELIKGTEKNCITLLPYVGPSIKKGTGLHRISFIISLIKEEDKDNIIGVPIYRGENYITRVKFNNYHSAYNIIQINNMKIVGYNWCQIEA, encoded by the coding sequence ATGGCAATACCAACCATAGAGGAactaaaaaaggaaaaaattatacccCACGTTTTCCCTGACGAAAACATTAATTTAAGCATAGAAGTATTTATAAGTTTTAAGGCAGGAAAAGAGGTAAACCATggaaatatattagatttaTGCGGCACGGGAAGTACACCAAGgaacataaaattttcagAGCTCCCTCCCGATGGTtactgttttgttttgttcatGGTTGACTCAGATTATCCCTCAAGGAAACGACCAGATGGAAAGGAATATGTTCATTGGGTTGTATCAGGTATCAAATCAAATGAGTTAATAAAAGgtacagaaaaaaattgtattacCTTACTACCATATGTGGGACCATCAATAAAAAAGGGTACAGGATTACATAGAATTAGTTTTATcatttctttaataaaagaagaagataAAGATAATATTATTGGTGTTCCTATTTATAGAGgggaaaattatataactaGAGTAAAATTTAACAATTATCATTCTgcttataatattatacaaataaataatatgaaaattgtGGGTTATAATTGGTGCCAAATAGAGGCATGA